The Hordeum vulgare subsp. vulgare chromosome 4H, MorexV3_pseudomolecules_assembly, whole genome shotgun sequence genomic interval ggctccgcccgagctccgcagaaacgcgatctagaggtaaaaccgtggaggtatgtggtcgggctgcctcgaaaaagttgtctcaaatcagccctaatagctccatatatacaggaggagggaggggaggcttgtcttgaggctcaaggagccccaagggttgcgcaccaaggggaggaggagtcctcctccaatcctagtccaactaggattggaaggtggagtccttctcttccttcccacctcctttttttcttttctcttttcttttctatctatggcgcatagggccttcttgggctgttccactagcccaccaagggctggtgcgccacccccaaggcctatgggcttccccggggtgggctgccccccccccggtgaacatccggaacccattcgtcattcccggtacattcccggtaactccgaaaaccttccggtaatcaaatgaggtcatcctatatatcaatcatcatttccggaccattccggaaaccctcgtgacgtcggtgatctcatccgggactccgaacaacattccgtaaccaaccatataactcaaatacgcatgaaacgatgtcgaaccttaagtgtgcagaccctgtgggttcgagaactatgtagacatgacccgagtgactcatcggtcaatatccaacagcgggacctggatgcccatattggatcctacatattctacgaagatcttatcgtttcaacctcagtgccaaggattcatataatcccgtatgtcattccctttgtccttcggtatgttacttgcgcgagatttgatcgtcagtatccgcatacctatttcaatctcgttcaccggcaagtctctttactcgttccgtaatacaagatcccgcaacttacactaagtcacattgcttgcaaggcttgtgtgtgatgttgtattaccgagtgggccccgagatacctctccgtcacacggagtgacaaatcccaatcttgatccatactaactcaactaacaccttcggagatacctgtagagaatctttatagtcacccagttacgttgcgcgtttgatacacacaaagtattcctccggtgtcagtgagttatatgatctcatggtcataggaacaaatacttgacacgcagaaaacagtagcaacaaaatgacacgatcaacatgatacgtctattagtttgggtctggtccatcacgtgattctcctaatgacgtgatccagttatcaagcaacaacaccttgtacatagtcagaagaccctgactatctttgatcaactggctagccaactagaggcttgctagggatagtgttttgtctatgtatccacacatgtatataagtcttcattcaatacaattatagcatggataataaacgattatcttgatacatgaattataataatagctatatttattatttcctctagggcataattccaacagtctcccacttgcactagagtcaataatctagccctcacatcaccatgcgaattacattgtaataaatctaacactcatacagttctggtattgatcatgctttgcccgtggaagaggtttagtcagcgggtctgctacattcagatccgtgtgcactttgcatatatttacatcctccccttcgacgtagtcgcggatgatgttgaaccgtcgtttgatgtgtctggtcttcttgtgaaaccatggttcctttgctaaggcaatggcacccgtgttgtcacagaacaaggttattggattcagtgcgcttggcaccactccaagatccgtcatgaattgcttcatccagacaccctccttagccgcctccgaggcagccatgtactccgcttcacatgtagaatcagctacgacgctttgcttggaactgcaccagcttaccgcacccccattaagaataaagacgtatccggtctgcgacttagagtcgtccggatctgtgtcaaagcttgcatcgacgtaaccctttacggcgagctcttcgtcacctccatacatgagaaatatctccttagtccttttcaggtacttcaggatattcttgaccgccgtccagtgatccactcctggattactctggaacctgcctgccatacttatggccaggctaacgtccggtctagtgcacaacattgcatacatgatagatcctatggctgaagcacaggggacggtgctcatatgctctctatctttatcagttgttgggcactgagtattactcaatctcgtaccttgtaaaactggcaagaaccccttcttggactgttccattttgaaccttttcaaaactttatcaaggtatgtgctttgtgaaagtcctatcaggcgtttcgatctatccctatagatcttaatgcctagaatgtaagcagcttctcctaggtccttcatagagaaacttttattcaagtaatcctttatgctctccaaaaactctacgttgtttccaatcagcaatatgtcatccacatataatattagaaacgccacagagctcctactcactttcttgtaaatacaagattctccaaccacttgtataaacccaaatgctttgatcacctcatcaaagcgtttattccaactccgagatgcttgcaccagtccataaatggatcgctggagcttgcataccttgttagcatttttaggatcgacaaaaccttcgggttgcatcatatacaactcttccttaaggaaaccgttaaggaacgccattttgacatccatctgccagatttcataatcgaaaaatgcagctattgctaacatgattctaacggacttaagcatcactacgggtgagaatgtctcatcatagtcaactccttgaacttgtgaaaaaccctttgccacaagtcgagctttataaacggtcacattaccgtcagcgtccgtcttcttcttaaagatccatttgttctgaatagccttgcggccctcaggtagtacttccaaagtccacactttgttttcatacatggatcctatctcagacttcatggcctccagccatttgttggaatctggacccaccattgcttcttcataatttgcaggttcattgttgtctaacaacatgattgacaaaacgggattaccgtaccactctggagcagcacgtggtctcgtcgacctgcgtggttcgataggaatttgaaccggagtttcatgatcatcatcattaacttcctcctcaaccggtgtcgcaatgacaggggtttccccttgccctgcgccaccatccagagggatgagaggttcgacaacctcatcaagttctatcttcctcccactcaattctctcgagagaaactccttctcgagaaaagctccgttcttagcaacaaacactttgccctcggatttgagatagaaggtgtacccaactgtctcttttgggtaacctatgaagatgcacttttccgctttgggttccagcttttcaggctgaagctttttgacataagcatcacatccccaaactttaagaaacgacaactttggccttttgccataacacagttcgtatggtgtcatctcaacggattttgatggtgccctatttaaagtgaatgcagctgtgtctaatgcataaacccaaaaacgataacggcaaatcggtaagagacatcatagatcgcaccatctctaataaagtacgattacgacgttcggacacaccattacgctgtggtgttccaggcggtgtcaactgtgaaacaattccacattgtcttaagtgagcaccaaactcgaaactcagatattcaccccccacgatgagaccgtaggaacttgatcttcttgttacgatgattttcaacttcactctgaaattgcttgaacttttcaaatgtttcagacttgtgcttcattaagtagacataaccatatctactcaaatcgtcagtgaaggtgagaaaataacgatatccgccgcatgcctccatgctcatcggaccacacacatcggtatgtatgatttccaacaagtcacttgcacgctccattgttccggagaatggagttttagtcatcttgcccatgaggcatggttcgcacgtgtcaagtgaatcaaagtcaagtgactccaaaagtccatcgatatggagtttcttcatgcgctttagaccaatatgacctaagcggcagtgccataaaaacatggcgctatcattgttaactcttactcttttggtctcaatgttatgtatatgtgtgttatcactatcaagattcaatatgaacaatcctctcacattgggtgcatgaccataaaagatattactcatagaaatagaacaaccattattctctgacttaaacgagtaaccgtctcgcaataaacaagatccagatataatgttcatgctcaacgcaggcactaaataacaattattcaagttcataactaatcctgatggtaactgaagtgaaactgtgccgacggcgattgcatcaaccttggaaccatttcccacgcgcatcgtcacttcatcttttgccagccttcgcttattccgcagttcctgtttcgagttgcaaatatgagcaacagaaccggtatcgaatacccaggcactactacgagagctggttaagtacacatcaataacatgtatatcaaatatacctgatttttctttggccgccttcttatcatccagatacttggggcagttgcgcttccagtgacccatacccttgcaatagtagcactctgtttcaggcttaggtccagctttgcgtttcttcgtcggattggcaacaggcttgccgctcacaAATAGTCATTCTGGTACACCAGCGGTTCCCAAAGCTATGCCATTTTTGCTTTGAATACAAATGAGTAATAAAAGATATACCATTGTGACATCTTCAGAGAGTTTAATGCGAGGTTGTTTGTTAATTTCAACCAACTCGAGTACGCAACCAAGTGCTGCTTGCGCATAGCAGGTAACGAGGTAGGTGTCAATGCCAAATGAATCTACCTCATGACCCTACACAGAATATCAATAGTCATTCACCAAGCCATCGACCATAGTGGAGCCACAAAAATAGATATCTTTGAGCATAGCAGATGCATATCCATCAAATTGACAGGCCCGTGTATCTTTAAACAGTTTTCGCTCAACCGTTGGATTTCAATCAGCAAAAGCTACATTCAGTAGATGATACACTGCTAGTGCTTTTGGTGCCGCCATTCTGCTCCATGATCTTGTATTGATCCATTCGTGACTCCATGGTGCCCAACATTCTGCTACAGAAAAAATTAATCCCTAATACCCAAATCTTCCCATATCTTGTAGAGGACACAATTCCGATTAGCTCCACATCCTAGGAGATTTCTGGAAGAAAAGCATATAAACAATGTCAAGCGGCCAGCAACACATATGTAACCCTGTACCTTTGCATCAAGGCATCTATAATGTCAACCACGACTAATTTTTTACACAGTTGGGAGAGGGTAGTGGAGGCTTACTCACATCAAACGGAAGGAGAGAGAATGCTGAATCTTGGTGATGGGTGGCTGGGACCGACGACGTGCCTGGACCCAGGGACATGCAACAACACGATAGCTGTATTTTGATGGCCTACACCACTTGGTCCCTTACGCCATGGAAAGAAGGCAGGGAGTAGAGGGAGATCCCAAAGGGCAACGGCTATCTGATATCCCTCGCGCCCGCAGAGCCACGAAAAGAAGTCAGGGAGGAGAGGGAGCTCCTTAAGGGCGACAACGAGCCAAGATCCCTCGCGCCTGCAGGGGAGCAGGAGGTTGCAGAACGAGGAGGCTAGGGATGGCTGATGGGGAGGGGAAGATTATGAACGGAGAAGAAGACCGGCCGTTGTCGTCCTTAACGATGCCGTCCCACCCTCCCATCGGGTGCTTGCGGCCTTTGCTGTCGGAGATGGGATGGCGGGCGGGGCTCGGCAGTTGGGGGCGGTGGGCCGGGTGCGGGGGTGGGCAGGCGCAGCATGGGGGCCGGCGGcgagggggtcgggggtaggcggCGTGGTGTGGGTTTCGGCGGGgctgggttcgccggcgacgagggggTCGGGGTGGGCGGGGCGTCGTGCGGGCTGGTGGGGCGGGGGCAGGGGTGGGCGGGCGTGGGGCTGAACGATGGGGAAGACGTGCGCGGGGTGGTGGGGTTTATCGTTTCGTTAATAATGTACGAGGTGCGGAGGTAGAGGGCCTTTTTAGTGAACCGGTTGTTTTCTTTATTTAATCGCCTGGTTTATGAAGGGTTGGAAAAAATCGATGAAAGTGCTAGCTGGAGGAGGAGGGGATCGTAAGAGGTCGAACCATCGCCACAAACGACAGATCCCCGAGATAAAAAAAAAGTAACTTTACAAGTGAGACGCAGGCCGTTCGGTCCGTGGAAGCAGACCAGACAGAGCGACCAGTCCCTGAACCCTACCAGCGAGTCGCCTCCCTCGCCATGGCggagccctcgccgccgccgtctaaCTCCGGCCTCCGCATCCTCCTCGCCAAGGACCGCGCGGCCACTTCCTCTCCCTCCGCGCCCGCGGCCGTCTCCAGCCACGCCGACCGCGACCGCATCATCGTGAGCCCCCTCCCCCCATCCCGTACCCTAGGCGCTTCGGCGCGATATGCTCCAGTCCGGGAGGAAGATAGGCCGCCAATTCGGGCGGGAATTTCCCTAAACTCGAATCGTTTGCTCGGTCGCAGGGAGTGTTCCGGACCGCGCTGTCTAGGAACGAAGCCCCCGAAGCTTTCGCCCTCCAGGCAGTTCAGGAAGCGATTAAGCCTCAGGTATGTATCTACCGCACAACTAGATTTTTTGTTAGACGATATCAGTCCTGTTCTGCTTTACTGTATGTATTTGGTAATCCTTGAGCTGTGGTGTGTTATAAATGCATAGGCATGTAATCTTAAGCCGGTTTCTCATCTGATTTCGCAGAAGCAAACCGTGCTGGTTCTAGAGGAGAACCAGACCTTGGAGAATGCTCTTCGGAGGCTGCTGCAGGAACTTGTAGTAAGCTTCTTTCACGCAAACTCATGTGCACATTTTCAGTTGTCTGACCACGTGGCTATATGCAATCCACTAAATGTTTCTTTATTATTATGGTTGATGACCGACTGCAAATTGCCCAGGCACTTTTTATTTGCTCATCATGCAATCCTAGAAGCCAATTTCGATTGCTGATTCTGTTTCATAATTTTACTCTAGTCATCTGCAGTTCAATCGGGTAAAGGAATTATGCAATATGGAAACTCATTGGATAGCGGGGAAACTAATTGCCTGATAACACGTCTTCTTGGTCAGTCACAATTCTTTTACCAGTCTTGTCCAAATATTTTTATTACCCACATCAGTTTCTGAGACTGAAAGCATGCATAGTGTTTATTTTATTCTGATAAATCCAACTTCTGCCATATTAGATATCATGCTTTACCTTTGTGAAAGAGGGCATGTTGAGGGTGGCATGGTATTCCAGTTATTGGAAGATCTGACGGATATGTCAACTATCAAAGACTGCAAAGATGTCTTTGGGTATATTGAGAGCAAGCAGGATATCTTGGGGAAGGTAATTGTGAATTTGTGAATTGCACTCATTTTTTAATGGTTTGTGGTGCCGGTATGATTCACATAATGTATGTTCATTGTTTTGCTAAATGGATTTTTTGGGTTAATTCTAGCAAGAGCTATTTGGGCGTGGCAAGTTGGTTATGCTGAGGACTTGCAACCAACTACTTCGAAGACTTTCAAAGGTTAgcctggttattttattttgtctaATCTTTAGCTAATTTGTTGTAGTTATCATAGTACTGATTAAACTGAGACTGGTGGGTGGTTTATCTACTACCAAACTGAAATTGTTCAATACAAGCTTTCCAGTGATAACTTTATTGTGTAATAAATGTGCTATTGGCCTTATCAGTGAAAAGTTTTCGACCATTACTTTCAGCGAGCTTCTCAAGAGCACTAGTTTTATTTCTTGGAGTTTCATCTGATACATAGTTTGTATTCTATACTATGAAATTTCAGTCGAACGATGTTGTGTTCTGCGGACGCATTATCATGTTCCTGGCACATTTCTTCCCATTGTCAGAGCGTTCAGGTTTGCATATTACATCTTCCGCTACTCCAGCTAGTTTGGCTCCTTGTTGACAAGGAATTATAACTATCCTCTGGGTACACTGCTTATTTTTGTTCTTCTGTTTTTACTTATCAGCTCTCAATATCAAGGGAGTTTTCAACACATCAAATGAAACTAAATACGAGAAAGATGCCACTGACGGTCAGTACAATTGTCCTGACAAGAATAACTGCTATATGATTTATATTTTGAATGTTACGTCGCAAATTTATACTGTTCTTTCCCATCTTCATGCAAGTGTATTGTAAATGATAGCATTTCCTAATGCGCCTCTGTATCACAGGAATTTCTGTTGATTTCAACTTCTACCAGACCCTGTGGAGTCTACAGGTTGATATATTGTGCTTGTTAATCTCTGTGATTCAAAATCATCATTATGCCACCTGTTAATTTCTGAACGTGAGGTTCCTTCAGTTCTTAACTTTGGGTTTTATTTTCATTCTAGGAGCATTTCAGGAACCCAGCCTTGACTACTACAAATCCAACAAAGTGGCAAAAGTTCTCGTCTAATTTAACGGTACATTCTCCTTTATTTTTCCATTGACATGcagccttttacctttccctgttcAATGTTTCTATTCTGAACTTCTGTTTGATGCTAATAACTAAATTTCAGGTCGTGTTAAGCACATTTGAGGCTCAGCCTCTCAGCGATGCTGACGGAAAACATAATAATCTTGAGCAGGAGGAAGATGCTGCCTTTAATATTAAGTACCTTACTAGCAGTAAATTGATGGGTTTGGAGGTAATTCTTGTTGAGCAActgactagtttcttttgtgactgTTCACTGTTGTTGTATAACCGTATAACATTCTTTATATGCAGTTGAAAGACGCAAGTTTTCGACGCCACATCCTTGTCCAATGCCTTATATTTTTTGACTATCTCAAGGTACACATATTTTGAGTTTAGGTTGTAATCTAACATCAGCTTGTCCCTATTGTACATTCTTGTTCAATTTTCCAAACATTCAGGGGTTTCTTTTTCTGTCCATTCCGTGATAATGTTTTTGTATTCTGAATAGCTGCAAAAGCAAAAAAATAGCACTTCTCCCTGTAAATCTTCTTTAATTTCGTTGCATCTTAGTTCTGTATATTTATATGTATTATTTCCTGTGCTCTGTCCAAATCAAGTCTAAAATGCTGAGTGACTGCATCTGGGCTACATGTGCCATTACATAAATTGCTTCTTTCTCCGCTTTCTCTCTTCCATGCAAGTCTCACCTGCTTGTGTTCCACACTGGCCAGCTTCTCACTATTTTAAATGACACTGATGGGAAGGAGATGCAGTCGCTAACTTTCTCATGTACCTAGCTAAGAGTAACTATGGCCATAGTTGATATAATAGCATTACTGTCACTTATGGTTGCTGCTGTTACTGTGGCATAATGTATGATCAATGCCGTAGAATGCTGACATGCATCTGGCAATAATCTGAAGGAAAGTTATAACCTATAACTAATGTGGACTATCAAGCTAATTTTTTGTTGGGTCGTGATGTATGAACTGGAATGTACATGCTGAATCTTGCGATCATCATAGACAACAGTAGTACTTGTTCCCATTATTTCAGCTCAGTTACCTGTCGTTGATTAGCCTGCTACTATCTGTGTGGTGTGAATCACTGACTAAATTATTCTGTTCACCAGGCGCCTGGAAAGAGTGACAAGGATGGTCCATCCGAGAGCATGGTAAACAAATACCCTAACTGTTTATTTTGACATGCAATTATTACTTAGTAAATAGGTAATATAACTCACATACCATAGGTATGAAGACCTGGGACAATGTAACTCAGTAATATTCAACATTTTGGTAAATTCATATCTCATTACATAACTGTTAGCAGTATATTGTGACATTTCAACAGCTATGTGACAAACGTGGCATTTATACTTGTGAAATCCTTTATTTTGGGTGTGTCATTCCTGGTATTTGTGTGACTCTGCAGTGCAGATAATAACCTATAGGTATACCTATGTTGGTAGAATTAATTGTTATGACCTATTGGTTTATACTCTTATAGTCTTATAACATTGTTCAATTTGGCCTCCAATTATAGGTGTATGCTTTACATAAAGGGTTCAAATATAATTATAGGTGATTGTCTTAGTTATTGGTTTCTTTGAGGGGCTTATTGGACCATCATTCAGTTATGAGTCAATTCTGTCGATAAGATAATCTTATCTCTTGTCCCCCTTTAATCAGaaagaggaaatcaaatcctgtGAAGAGCGTGTCAAAAATCTTCTGGAGATGATTCCACCGAAAGGGAAGGAATTCCTACAAAGCATCGAGCATATTCTTGAACGGGAGAAAAACTGGGTATATACTTTGCTGCAGTGTACTAGTCTTATACCTTTGATGCAGGATTTCCACCACCACTTCTCATCCCTCTGCTTGCATTTTGAAAAGGTATGGTGGAAGAGAGATGGATGTCCAGCATTTGAAAAACAACCTTCTGAAAAGAAGCCAGGTCAAGCTGGAGCCAGAAAACGGTGTGCTACTTGCTTTCTTCAGGCATTACATGTTTTCTGATTTGTTCTTATTTGTGTTGCTGCTAGCATGCTTAGTCGAGCAGAATGTTTGTAAGTGTATAACTGTCTGAAAGCAGAAATCATTTTAATATTAACCACGAAAACTGCATTTATCGACCATGTTATTAGTGagtagttatatatttggttatccaTAAAAATGATATATATTTGGTTAAGCACTCGATAATTTTGTAGTGGCTGTTAGTTCGTTCAGACTTCAGAGTCAGGTGTAACTTGGTGCATGTAGCGGGAAAACACCTTtttgtgaaccgtaatgaagcataCATATGGAGTTTCATGCCTAGCTGGTTTTTGGAGTTTCATGCCTAGATTTTTATCATTATTTTGCCTAGCATTTGGAACCTTCACTACTTGATTAATTTTTGTCTCGAGAGAAGCATGGAATTGACCAGTTTGACCAGCATTTCATATCAAATGTCAGGACATATGTATGCTAATTAATGTAGTGAGACGGGTTATGGAGTCCATGTGTGGTATTATATTGTTCAGAATCCTGCCAAATATTATAATTTTCTACAGTGAAGGATCCAGGAATGGATAATAACATCGATTGCCTCATTGTAATTTTTTTGTTCTAGATTTGTATAAGAGAAAGTAACCATTTGATGAATTTACATATAAAGTGCTGCATAAATTATTTGACCCAACACACTTCCTATTTCCGTACCAATTTCGTAGTATAAATCCCGAATTTACTAGTtgataaattgaagatatagggCAACAGTAAATACTGGCTAGTCCGGTGATAGATTTTAAGCTGTTTTCCCTCTTGTAATTTGAGAGCGTATTATGATGTGCAATACTGATAGAATTTTAAGCTGTTCTCACTCATGTAATATGAGAGCTTATTATATTGTGCTCTACTGTGTTCACTGTACTAATTTATAGCTGTTTtcacttttttttcttcttttgttgtagtaAGCCAAGGTGGAGATTGGGAAACAAGGAACTTGCCCAACTGTGGAAATGGGCAGAATTAAACCCTGTACGTTTTAAGCTACAACCCCCCGCTATTATCCTATTGGACTGGGTATTATAATG includes:
- the LOC123450042 gene encoding THO complex subunit 1, producing the protein MAEPSPPPSNSGLRILLAKDRAATSSPSAPAAVSSHADRDRIIGVFRTALSRNEAPEAFALQAVQEAIKPQKQTVLVLEENQTLENALRRLLQELVSSAVQSGKGIMQYGNSLDSGETNCLITRLLDIMLYLCERGHVEGGMVFQLLEDLTDMSTIKDCKDVFGYIESKQDILGKQELFGRGKLVMLRTCNQLLRRLSKSNDVVFCGRIIMFLAHFFPLSERSALNIKGVFNTSNETKYEKDATDGISVDFNFYQTLWSLQEHFRNPALTTTNPTKWQKFSSNLTVVLSTFEAQPLSDADGKHNNLEQEEDAAFNIKYLTSSKLMGLELKDASFRRHILVQCLIFFDYLKAPGKSDKDGPSESMKEEIKSCEERVKNLLEMIPPKGKEFLQSIEHILEREKNWVWWKRDGCPAFEKQPSEKKPGQAGARKRKPRWRLGNKELAQLWKWAELNPDALTDSDRVRMPSVTEYWKPLAEDMDTSAGIEEEYHHKNNRVYCWKGLRFQARQDLEGFSRFCDYGIEGVVPPELLPPDVRAKFNSKPGEKAKRPKREDTKGTSAHPKEPQVAAATPETDGGGSGGDQEEGAVPMDSDNGAAEDGQKRSPGEVSGPESGQCEAEDDGEDNTKSAHSRDRR